The Thioalkalivibrio thiocyanodenitrificans ARhD 1 genome window below encodes:
- a CDS encoding FAD-dependent oxidoreductase — protein sequence MDRQTTVIIGGVAGGASCAARLRRNDENAHIIILERGPHVSFANCGLPYYIGGVIENEDDLLLASPEFFRRRFDIDVRTGHAVTAIDRERRQVTVHPAGGEPYELAYDHLVLSPGAQPIRPLLPGIDLPGIFSLRTVPDSNGIKQWITGRKVRHALVVGGGFIGLEVAENLHALGIRVTLVERADQVMAAMDPEMVQPLATAMTGAGIDLRLCTEVLGFESGSRRGALVATLSGAEKLETDMVVLAIGVRPESGLARDCGLDLGPRGHIAVDPAMRTSDPRIYAVGDAVEVTCALTGQPAGVPLAGPANRQGRLVADVISGRQRGFRGVQGTAVCGAFGLTLAATGVNERRLRDMNLPHEVVYAHPNNHVGYYPGASTINMKLLYDPTDGQVLGAQAVGAEGVERRIDVIAMAIQMRATVFDLEEAELCYAPQYGAAKDPVNMVGMVAANAMRGDLTITHWDDLARDDALVLDVRTAEEVRDDPMPCGMHIPLDELRGRLDELPRDRAIQVVCRVGVRAYNAIRLLSQHGYRASLLSGGVSTWLHFNPPVCNDAQDMQGTGATG from the coding sequence ATGGACAGACAGACGACTGTCATCATCGGGGGTGTGGCCGGGGGTGCCTCCTGCGCCGCCCGCCTGCGCCGCAACGACGAAAACGCACACATCATCATCCTGGAACGCGGCCCCCACGTCTCCTTCGCCAACTGCGGTCTGCCGTACTACATCGGCGGTGTCATCGAGAACGAGGACGACCTGCTGCTGGCGAGCCCCGAATTCTTCAGGCGCCGCTTCGACATCGACGTGCGCACCGGGCACGCCGTGACCGCCATCGACCGGGAGCGCAGGCAGGTGACCGTCCATCCGGCCGGCGGCGAACCCTACGAACTGGCCTACGATCACCTGGTTCTCTCCCCCGGGGCCCAGCCGATCCGCCCGCTGCTGCCGGGCATCGATCTGCCGGGGATCTTCTCCCTGCGCACGGTCCCGGACAGCAACGGGATCAAGCAATGGATCACCGGCCGCAAGGTGCGCCACGCGCTGGTGGTGGGGGGCGGCTTCATCGGTCTCGAGGTGGCAGAGAACCTGCACGCCCTGGGTATCAGGGTCACCCTCGTGGAGCGTGCGGACCAGGTGATGGCGGCCATGGATCCGGAGATGGTCCAGCCCCTGGCCACCGCCATGACCGGCGCGGGTATCGACCTTCGCCTGTGCACGGAGGTACTCGGCTTCGAGTCCGGCAGCCGGCGCGGTGCCCTGGTGGCCACCCTCTCCGGCGCGGAGAAGCTGGAGACGGACATGGTGGTCCTGGCCATCGGCGTGCGCCCGGAGAGCGGCCTCGCCCGGGACTGCGGGCTCGATCTCGGACCCCGGGGACACATCGCGGTCGATCCCGCCATGCGCACCAGCGACCCGAGGATCTACGCGGTGGGTGATGCCGTGGAGGTGACCTGCGCCCTCACCGGCCAGCCTGCGGGCGTGCCCCTGGCGGGTCCCGCCAACCGGCAGGGACGGCTGGTGGCAGACGTGATCAGCGGCAGGCAGCGCGGCTTCCGGGGTGTCCAGGGCACCGCCGTGTGCGGCGCCTTCGGCCTGACGCTCGCCGCCACCGGCGTCAACGAACGCCGCCTGCGCGACATGAACCTCCCCCACGAGGTGGTCTACGCCCACCCGAACAATCACGTGGGGTACTACCCCGGCGCCAGCACCATCAACATGAAGCTCCTCTACGATCCCACCGACGGCCAGGTGCTGGGGGCCCAGGCCGTGGGTGCCGAGGGTGTCGAGCGGCGCATCGACGTCATCGCCATGGCCATCCAGATGCGGGCCACGGTGTTTGACCTGGAGGAGGCGGAGCTGTGCTACGCGCCCCAGTACGGGGCCGCCAAGGACCCGGTGAACATGGTGGGCATGGTGGCCGCCAACGCCATGCGCGGCGATCTGACCATCACCCACTGGGACGATTTGGCCCGCGACGACGCGCTGGTCCTGGACGTGCGCACCGCCGAGGAAGTGCGCGACGACCCCATGCCCTGCGGCATGCACATCCCCCTGGATGAACTCCGGGGGCGGCTGGACGAACTGCCGCGCGACCGGGCCATCCAGGTGGTGTGCCGCGTGGGCGTGCGCGCCTACAACGCCATCCGTCTGCTGAGCCAGCACGGTTACCGGGCGAGCCTGCTTTCCGGAGGCGTGTCCACCTGGCTGCACTTCAACCCGCCGGTCTGCAACGACGCGCAGGACATGCAGGGAACGGGCGCCACCGGCTGA
- a CDS encoding cyclic nucleotide-binding domain-containing protein, with protein sequence MNRAPLISSELFDYLRNLAIEPYTKLSDLARDRLGDEVRVIPLLAGENLVTRKPGQRVTVLSGTVELDAEDGPLDLAGTRERMVQTGADGTSLRALENAVVLLADAEFLDTLASWAELAAYAKQSGGEALVQRLLSVMHTNAFKQLPLEHVTQALRQMVSRRVSAGEVIVNQGERGDAFYLIWSGRAEVWQEDPFEGDLKLVDTMGHGDTFGDEALVTGGTRNATVKMIEDGELLVLAEQDFRELMSRPMIEEIPPGSVPGMIDDDWKVVDVRYMEEFEDGHIPEAIHLPLHELRQRADGMLDRNDRFITVCLSGKRSAVAAFLLKQRGYNVVSMKGGMSAWQGEAVT encoded by the coding sequence ATGAACAGGGCGCCGCTCATCTCATCGGAGCTGTTCGACTATCTGCGCAACCTGGCCATCGAGCCCTACACCAAGCTCAGCGATCTGGCCCGCGATCGCCTCGGTGACGAGGTGCGGGTCATCCCGCTGCTGGCCGGGGAGAATCTGGTGACCCGCAAGCCCGGGCAGCGGGTGACCGTCCTCTCCGGAACGGTGGAACTGGATGCCGAGGACGGTCCGCTGGATCTCGCCGGAACCCGGGAGCGCATGGTGCAGACAGGCGCGGACGGGACCTCCCTGCGCGCCCTTGAGAATGCCGTGGTCCTGCTCGCCGACGCGGAGTTCCTGGACACCCTGGCCTCCTGGGCGGAACTGGCCGCCTACGCCAAGCAGTCGGGCGGCGAAGCGCTGGTCCAGCGGCTGCTCTCGGTCATGCACACCAACGCCTTCAAGCAGCTCCCCCTCGAACATGTCACCCAGGCCCTCAGGCAGATGGTCTCGCGCAGGGTCAGCGCTGGCGAGGTGATCGTCAACCAGGGCGAACGGGGCGACGCCTTCTACCTCATCTGGTCCGGCCGGGCCGAGGTCTGGCAGGAGGACCCGTTCGAGGGCGACCTGAAGCTCGTTGACACCATGGGCCATGGCGACACCTTCGGCGACGAGGCCCTGGTGACCGGCGGCACGCGCAATGCCACGGTCAAGATGATCGAGGACGGCGAACTGCTGGTGCTCGCGGAGCAGGACTTCCGGGAACTCATGTCCCGCCCCATGATCGAGGAGATCCCGCCCGGCAGCGTGCCGGGCATGATCGACGATGACTGGAAGGTGGTGGACGTACGCTACATGGAGGAATTCGAGGACGGCCACATCCCCGAGGCCATTCACCTGCCGCTCCACGAGCTGCGCCAGCGCGCCGATGGCATGCTCGATCGGAACGATCGCTTCATCACCGTGTGCCTCAGCGGCAAGCGCAGCGCCGTGGCCGCCTTCCTGCTCAAGCAACGCGGCTACAACGTGGTGTCGATGAAGGGCGGCATGTCGGCCTGGCAGGGCGAGGCGGTCACCTGA